A genomic window from Hippocampus zosterae strain Florida chromosome 13, ASM2543408v3, whole genome shotgun sequence includes:
- the LOC127613923 gene encoding homeobox protein Nkx-2.3-like — protein sequence MMMTMLQTSTPFSVKDILKAGQEYPSVHYRSPSPSSCMLTRDSPRVPSAPAPPFLDPGRMVFLSAPEEDEGEGEEENGPTADEYSGGACRGPKRESPIGKDQQESSKHGEAPSSLADVSSEDVRPKPRSRRRPRVLFSQAQVLELERRFKQQRYLSAPEREHLASALELTSNQVKIWFQNRRYKCKRQRQDRTLEALGPHHQAPPPPRRVVVPVLVRDGKPCLGGGGSTHSYSSAASPYGFAGGYPAYAYGGPAYHQSNSGCVYGGLPGPGPGPGPGPTSAGCPNAFVNLGGLQAPSAQPHNHQGGIRAW from the exons atgatgatgacgatgctcCAGACCTCCACGCCTTTCTCCGTCAAAGACATCCTAAAAGCGGGACAGGAGTACCCCTCGGTTCACTACCGGAGCCCCTCGCCGTCCTCCTGCATGCTGACCCGGGACAGCCCCCGGGTTCCCTCGGCCCCGGCGCCGCCCTTCTTGGACCCTGGACGCATGGTGTTCCTCAGCGCCCCGGAGGAGGACGAGGGCGAGGGCGAGGAGGAAAACGGACCGACGGCAGACGAGTACTCCGGGGGGGCCTGCCGGGGGCCCAAACGGGAGTCCCCCATTGGCAAGGATCAGCAGGAGAGCA GCAAGCACGGGGAGGCTCCGTCATCCCTGGCCGACGTCTCCTCGGAGGACGTCCGGCCGAAGCCGCGCAGCCGCCGCCGGCCCCGCGTGCTCTTCTCGCAGGCTCAAGTGCTGGAGCTGGAGCGTCGCTTCAAGCAACAGCGCTACCTGTCAGCGCCCGAGCGGGAGCACCTGGCTTCGGCCCTCGAGCTCACCTCCAACCAGGTCAagatctggttccagaaccgcCGCTACAAGTGCAAACGGCAGCGACAAGACAGGACCCTGGAGGCGCTCGGGCCGCACCACCAagccccgccgccgccgaggcGTGTGGTCGTGCCGGTGCTCGTACGAGACGGGAAACCGTGCCTCGGCGGCGGAGGCTCGACTCACAGCTATTCGAGCGCCGCCTCGCCGTACGGATTCGCTGGGGGCTACCCGGCCTACGCGTACGGCGGCCCCGCGTATCACCAGAGCAACTCGGGCTGCGTGTACGGCGGCCTGCCTGGGCCTGGCCCGGGGCCGGGGCCGGGGCCTACCTCGGCAGGCTGCCCCAACGCCTTCGTCAACTTGGGCGGACTGCAGGCACCCTCGGCGCAGCCCCACAACCACCAGGGGGGCATCCGGGCCTGGTAG